A stretch of Aspergillus nidulans FGSC A4 chromosome VI DNA encodes these proteins:
- a CDS encoding uncharacterized protein (transcript_id=CADANIAT00010312): MEEYEYGHEGALQKFLENGRKPQPTYVELLPPASAAEHADLDRRWKLLMLSRRVSGMQDLLESTAGANLAIKEDRLLKRTGAQFTQTIWPVHYLPNITWITEPKHEKMAFS, from the exons ATGGAAGAATACGAGTATGGCCATGAAGGGGCGCTCCAGAAGTTTCTCGAGAACGGCCGAAAACCTCAACCGACCTACGTGGAACTTCTACCGCCAGCGTCAGCTGCTGAGCATGCAGATCTGGACCGACGCTGGAAGCTCCTCATGCTGTCGCGTCGCGTGAGCGGCATGCAAGACCTCTTGGAATCCACCGCGGGCGCGAATCTAGCCATCAAGGAGGATAGATTGCTTAAGCGGACGGGTGCCCAG TTTACCCAAACTATCTGGCCCGTGCACTATCTCCCTAATATCACCTGGATAACGGAGCCAAAGCATGAGAAAATGGCATTTAGTTAG
- a CDS encoding uncharacterized protein (transcript_id=CADANIAT00010313): MRLNPIFCFFFSVLALTVDSHPASYPSKAIYLLTNNAENAIVGVPIHKNGLLGDAQATLTGGTGERALLNDGQLAGPDSLFSQGAVAVTEEYIFAVNPGCNTLSMLRHDKTSLSKLTLVGEPAKIPGDFPNTVAVSVKGRLVCVGTTGTMAGVSCTTYDKHGLGSFDDLRPFELGQSTPPVGPANTVSQVLFSADESVLYATVKGDGTANNTGHLSVFPVLYGDSPETPPTLSREDTRSSPNGTGLLFGSAIIPSSDTILVTDPGFGAAVLSVNRSTHEAGLVAKTIIPGQTATCWAAYSAETNSIFVTDVAVNRLVELDAVDARILRITSLFNHDPGLVDLVVVDRLVYALSPGNGTTDAAITVFDIEKNQQVQHYSLKALGVGPAAMGMAYLEL, encoded by the exons ATGCGCCTCAACCCTattttttgcttctttttctcagTACTGGCATTGACTGTCGATTCCCATCCTGCGTCATATCCCAGCAAGGCAATCTACCTCCTCACCAACAACGCCGAGAATGCGATTGTTGGAGTCCCAATTCACAAGAATGGGCTCCTTGGAGATGCCCAGGCTACTCTGACAGGCGGAACTGGAGAGAGAGCACTTCTGAATGATGGACAGCTCGCAGGTCCAGACTCGCTCTTTAGTCAAGGCGCAGTGGCCGTAACAGAAGAG TATATCTTCGCGGTTAATCCCGGATGCAATACACTGAGCATGCTGAGACACGACAAAACCAGTCTATCGAAGCTCACCCTCGTCGGCGAGCCCGCCAAAATCCCGGGCGATTTCCCCAACACTGTTGCTGTATCGGTGAAAGGCCGTCTAGTTTGTGTTGGAACAACGGGAACTATGGCCGGTGTATCTTGCACGACGTATGACAAGCATGGTCTAGGGAGTTTCGACGACCTACGCCCGTTCGAGCTTGGCCAGAGTACGCCGCCAGTTGGGCCAGCAAATACTGTATCTCAGGTCCTCTTCTCTGCCGATGAATCTGTCCTCTATGCCACGGTTAAGGGGGACGGAACTGCGAACAATACGGGCCATCTCTCCGTTTTCCCAGTTCTTTATGGCGATTCGCCTGAGACACCTCCTACCCTGTCAAGGGAAGACACCCGGAGCTCGCCCAACGGCACCGGTCTTCTCTTCGGCTCGGCCATCATCCCCTCGTCGGACACTATCCTTGTGACGGATCCTGGATTTGGGGCTGCGGTTTTGTCCGTCAACAGGTCGACTCACGAAGCCGGGTTAGTGGCCAAGACTATAATTCCCGGCCAAACAGCGACCTGCTGGGCAGCGTACTCAGCCGAGACAAACAGTATCTTCGTAACGGATGTTGCTGTCAACCGGCTTGTCGAGCTGGATGCTGTCGATGCGAGAATTTTGCGAATTACCAGTCTATTTAACCATGATCCTGGTCTCGTGGATCTCGTCGTCGTGGACAGGCTTGTTTATGCGCTGTCTCCTGGAAATGGCACTACGGATGCAGCTATCACGGTCTTTGATATTGAAAAGAAccagcaggttcagcacTATTCTCTGAAAGCGCTTGGTGTGGGACCGGCTGCGATGGGCATGGCTTATCTCGAGCTATGA
- a CDS encoding uncharacterized protein (transcript_id=CADANIAT00010314) produces the protein MDQSVPFQITRKVERLGSLRYAEHAVPIEHFLFPDNANVPLHPLTTTMTKWHIPALICIVHTTLCLAAGNGPYDASYSIDPSLPNHTIYMPRYLPSNTTLPALIWGNGACSANGTLFGNFLTNIASYGFLAIASGAPDGHGTTDVQLMRDALDWIETNTNKTAKHRAIDRSRIAVAGQSCGGLEAYQMRDDERVRYLGIFNSGFLDLGFFGGLLGLPNEDPDTIKDVKKPVFYFLGGKKDIAYKNGMADYAALTGVPKWVGNYPVGHLGTYAEPEGGAFGDAAVKWLQWVLKEDTSQANWFAGGGAQEDGWEEVDSERLEDLLTFAGV, from the exons ATGGACCAATCTGTGCCTTTTCAAATCACGCGCAAGGTCGAACGTCTTGGAAGTCTCAGATATGCCGAGCATGCAGTACCGATAGAGCACTTCTTATTTCCGGATAATGCGAAC GTACCTCTACACCCATTAACCACAACCATGACGAAGTGGCATATCCCAGCGCTCATCTGCATTGTTCATACAACCCTCTGTCTAGCAGCAGGCAATGGGCCCTATGACGCC TCGTATTCCATCGACCCGAGCTTGCCAAACCACACGATTTACATGCCTCGCTACTTACCTAGCAACACCACCTTACCAGCGCTGATCTGGGGCAACGGCGCCTGTTCCGCGAACGGGACGCTCTTTGGCAACTTTCTCACCAACATCGCCTCATACGGTTTTCTTGCTATCGCCTCAGGGGCGCCGGATGGACACGGAACAACTGACGTGCAGCTGATGAGAGACGCGCTTGACTGGATTGAGACGAACACCAACAAAACAGCAAAGCACAGGGCTATTGATAGGAGCAGAATTGCAGTTGCCGGCCAGAGTTGCGGCGGACTTGAGGCGTACCAGATGCGCGATGATGAACGGGTGAGGTACCTGGGGATTTTCAACTCTGGCTTCCTGGACTTAGGGTTCTTTGGAGGGCTCTTGGGGCTGCCTAATGAGGATCCGGATACCATTAAAGACGTCAAGAAGCCCGTTTTCTATTTCCTTGGTGGGAAGAAGGATATCGCCTATAAAAAT GGCATGGCCGACTATGCCGCTCTAACTGGCGTGCCAAAGTGGGTAGGAAACTACCCCGTCGGACACCTGGGGACCTACGCTGAGCCCGAGGGAGGAGCATTTGGTGATGCCGCTGTGAAGTGGCTGCAGTGGGTATTGAAAGAAGATACCAGCCAGGCGAACTGgtttgctggtggtggcgCGCAAGAAGAcgggtgggaggaggtggacaGTGAGCGGCTCGAGGATCTACTGACTTTTGCTGGAGTCTGA
- a CDS encoding uncharacterized protein (transcript_id=CADANIAT00010315), whose product MMFSALMKESPGQQRLRARFEGWMKELSRDKALQEKLISKFEAGCQRVHPGEEYLIALQQDNVRPVFDPIREVGQIRHLEWELDSRLYTRMLRKTVRQQIQSFSMRLDAQTEFDAHTQSYMSSMIWTGTCRSWYKNSTTGKITALWPGSSLQYMQTLAEDRWEDFHFTYRGNRFAYWEKGLSWVENQDIDCLGREERKAREASTVPKVGGDLGYYVVDGEALSSLDIKSLDMDGDSNEDDLNAMARL is encoded by the exons ATGATGTTCAGCGCTTTAATGAAAGAGTCACCGGGGCAGCAGAGACTCCGGGCGCGGTTTGAAGGGTGGATGAAGGAGCTCAGTCGAGATAAAGCCCTCCAAGAGAAACTGATTTCAAAGTTTGAGGCTGGCTGCCAAAGAGTCCATCCCGGGGAAGAATACCTGATCGCTCTGCAGCAGGATAACGTACGGCCTGTTTTCGATCCAATACGTGAGGTC GGCCAAATACGCCATCTCGAATGGGAGCTTGATAG CCGACTATATACGCGTATGCTCCGCAAAACCGTCCGCCAACAGATCCAATCCTTCTCCATGAGACTGGACGCGCAAACAGAGTTCGATGCCCATACTCAGTCGTACATGTCAAGCATGATCTGGACGGGGACATGTCGCAGCTGGTACAAGAACAGTACCACTGGCAAAATCACGGCGCTGTGGCCTGGCAGCTCGCTGCAATATATGCAGACCCTTGCGGAGGATCGGTGGGAGGACTTCCATTTCACGTACAGAGGCAACCGGTTTGCCTACTGGGAGAAAGGCCTTTCGTGGGTGGAGAACCAGGACATAGACTGTCTcgggagggaggagaggaaggccagGGAAGCAAGTACAGTGCCCAAGGTGGGAGGGGATCTGGGCTATTATGTTGTGGATGGAGAGGCGCTGTCTTCTCTGGATATTAAGTCTCTGGATATGGATGGGGACTCAAACGAAGATGACTTAAATGCGATGGCTAGACTATGA
- a CDS encoding uncharacterized protein (transcript_id=CADANIAT00010316), translating into MTETQPSKRFRVTIISARVSGILMKDKILQQDYFSQHVDFHIYGKTPEVGGTWFENRYRGYATSLEIQSYLKAVAQNYNLNPRISLNSRVEHALWDQDRGIWRVDIANYGIIESQILINAGGILNNPQMPGLRGMDTFNGPILHTAAWDHTLI; encoded by the exons ATGACCGAAACTCAGCCTTCCAAGCGCTTCCGCGTCACGATCATCAGCGCCAG AGTCTCCGGTATCCTCATGAAAGACAAGATCCTTCAGCAGGACTATTTTAGTCAGCACGTCGATTTTCACATCTATGGAAAAACACCCGAAGTTGGCGGGACCTGGTTCGAGAACCGCTATCGGGG TTACGCAACATCCTTGGAGATCCAATCATACCTCAAAGCAGTCGCTCAGAATTACAATCTCAATCCTCGCATTAGTCTCAACAGCCGTGTTGAGCATGCATTATGGGATCAAGACCGCGGGATCTGGCGTGTGGATATTGCGAACTATGGGATTATCGAAAGTCAgatcctcatcaacgccggTGGAATCCTCAATAATCCGCAGATGCCTGGTCTCCGGGGCATGGATACTTTCAACGGCCCAATACTGCATACAGCGGCCTGGGACCACACATTGATCTAG
- a CDS encoding NAD(P)/FAD-dependent oxidoreductase (transcript_id=CADANIAT00010317): protein MANQKTDSILVIGAGVFGLSTALELTKRGYTNITVLDRHVPPVVDGSSVDISRIIRADYADPIYAQMALEAYKGWKRTYADFYHESGFIMLSETASNQYIEKSKKNIVEKGGHIDEFSNVSQMRALYPGIEADLPSAQGYHNPRGGWADAVGSIGRLATECSVAGVSFITGRRGTVHSLRRSSDRVVGVNLADGAYLLASQVILAIGAWSNRLVDLSHTASSSGQPVGFIQLTPAEAAKFANTPVLINMTTGVFSFPPTPGTNILKLARHGYGFATEVQSEATGRIISGPRRDSSNAASGYVPDDADAALRGGLKDLFPSLGDRPWLNRRLCWYTDTPNGDFIIDRHPTLNGLFVATGGSGHAFKFLPVLGKYVIDCFENCASSELRQKWRLKAPEKESAQGPVVMSGDGSRGGPPLRKLSVLEQSKL from the exons ATGGCCAACCAGAAAACAGACTCGATTTTGGTTATCGGTGCGGGGGTCTTCGGCCTCTCAACAGCCCTCGAGCTGACCAAGAGAGGATACACCAACATCACCGTTCTCGACCGTCATGTCCCTCCCGTGGTCGATGGAAGCAGTGTTGACATTTCCCGGATTATTCGCGCAGATTATGCCGACCCTATCTACGCGCAGATGGCCCTGGAGGCCTAcaagggctggaagagaacATATGCCGACTTCTACCACGAGTCCGGGTTCATCATGCTTTCAGAGACAGCGTCCAACCAGTACATTGAGAAGTCGAAAAAGAACATTGTCGAAAAAGGTGGTCATATCGACGAGTTCTCCAACGTCTCGCAGATGCGCGCCCTTTACCCAGGCATCGAAGCCGATCTTCCCTCGGCTCAGGGGTACCACAATCCTAGAGGAGGATGGGCGGACGCAGTAGGCAGCATTGGCCGTCTGGCTACGGAATGCAGCGTTGCAGGTGTCTCCTTCATCACCGGCCGTCGAGGGACAGTCCACTCACTGCGCCGATCCTCTGATCGTGTCGTCGGCGTCAACCTAGCGGACGGAGCATACCTCCTCGCTTCCCAGGTCATTCTCGCTATCGGCGCGTGGTCAAACCGCCTCGTCGACCTCTCCCATACTGCATCCTCGTCTGGACAACCAGTCGGCTTTATTCAACTCACCCCGGCTGAAGCGGCCAAGTTTGCGAACACACCTGTCTTGATCAATATGACGACGGgcgtcttctctttcccGCCTACTCCCGGAacaaacatcctcaagctcgCTCGCCACGGCTACGGCTTCGCGACTGAAGTTCAGTCCGAAGCAACGGGACGCATCATTTCTGGACCCAGACGAGATTCTAGTAACGCGGCTTCCGGCTACGTGCCTGATGATGCAGACGCTGCACTCCGCGGTGGGCTGAAGGACCTTTTCCCCAGTTTGGGTGATCGGCCTTGGTTGAATCGCCGGCTGTGCTGGTACACCGATACGCCAAATGGGGACTTTATCATTGATCGGCATCCGACGCTGAATGGGCTTTTTGTCGCTACAGGCGGTTCAGGACA TGCATTCAAATTTCTCCCCGTGCTGGGAAAATACGTCATTGATTGCTTCGAGAACTGCGCATCCAGCGAACTTCGCCAGAAATGGCGCCTGAAGGCACCGGAGAAGGAATCTGCCCAGGGCCCAGTGGTTATGTCTGGAGATGGGAGCCGGGGAGGACCGCCTCTCCGCAAGCTGTCGGTGTTGGAGCAGTCGAAGCTATGA
- a CDS encoding uncharacterized protein (transcript_id=CADANIAT00010318) has product MDARLAPAKVHRDKKLPPAAGGSLLSLLILDPQGWSSGINGKLANAPRYQELDGFDKEKSGLFPIHVQIDKLGFI; this is encoded by the exons ATGGATGCTCGTCTCGCACCGGCCAAGGTTCACCGAGACAAGAAGTTacctccagctgcaggagggagtcttctctctctcctcaTTCTAGACCCTCAAG GCTGGTCGTCTGGAATAAACGGCAAGCTCGCTAATGCCCCTCGATACCAGGAACTGGACGGCTTTGACAAAGAGAAAAGCGGCCTGTTCCCGATCCACGTCCAGATCGATAAGCTGGGTTTCATCTGA
- a CDS encoding uncharacterized protein (transcript_id=CADANIAT00010319) — protein sequence MHCSMDMSRPPKRIRQACEQCRRKKSRCPGERPNCSSCLRLGQICEYSGDEEADYARKMEQRIEGIEGKIDALMACLSNQNQPFPSPMTTFQPRQPSSEPPSGISATPSASFFANENRDQELILAMKALGLRFRGNGIADPGIDRQIRDWTEQSRQVVMARVAEGSTELSTLQTLCILTLIDHTAGHTLRAGANIRLAVYILQNLRFGSTEFTNLEDEQDERVLLRWSFHMLASLIGEPTPGPSLRTAYNGNSASTANDIGIVGCAIQLSEVWGLAQNYAVTAITSDAPPPWAPHSDYSRITFRHTEFESVTPLRYRLHETRLDELTGADLHRQRDFWAHCLFFQLVFHAIPCLLNHPLLLSARLRNFRLTMPQSFLQHSYEQITLHAGWVLHFIELLESKNYEVSDPTIGQAVVIVATIYLQHSFVEDIFFREKAQSGYDKCLVFLKRMALRWPNIKRQVDNLGKLRNSISAGEVQNSRQTWSVNVHLLRDILVAAPPKQTAASIMGPGLATDCALQTDSTTPDPDFGLIGSAGISGHKTVARNLVTYYPPEQVLQPTPPDLSALLGEPGLAVTGSATAFLQPQDYARFIDNWLNLPPA from the exons ATGCACTGTTCAATGGACATGTCAAGGCCTCCAAAGCGGATTCGTCAAGCGTGCGAGCAATGCCG GCGAAAGAAATCGCGGTGTCCCGGCGAACGGCCGAATTGCTCGTCCTGCCTAAGGCTGGGTCAGATTTGCGAATATTctggcgatgaggaggcggatTATGCTAGGAAGATG GAGCAACGAATCGAGGGCATCGAAGGCAAGATCGATGCGTTAATGGCCTGTTTAAGTAACCAGAACCAGCCATTTCCCTCGCCGATGACCACGTTCCAGCCGAGGCAACCAAGTTCTGAGCCGCCTTCAGGGATATCTGCTACTCCGTCTGC GTCGTTCTTCGCCAATGAAAACCGGGACCAGGAGCTCATTTTGGCCATGAAAGCCCTGGGGCTGCGTTTCAGGGGCAACGGCATAGCGGACCCGGGAATAGACCGGCAAATCAGAGACTGGACTGAACAGTCAAGACAGGTGGTGATGGCCCGCGTGGCAGAAGGGTCTACGGAGCTCTCGACGCTACAGACTTTATGCATCCTGACTCTGATCGACCACACTGCGGGACACACGTTGAGGGCGGGAGCAAATATCCGGCTAGCCGTCTATATACTCCAAAACCTGCGATTTGGAAGTACCGAATTCACCAATCTggaggatgagcaggatgagcgCGTGCTTTTACGCTGGAGTTTTCACATGCTAGCAAGCCTCATCGGCGAGCCAACTCCGGGACCTAGCTTGAGGACTGCCTACAACGGGAATAGTGCTTCAACTGCAAACGATATTGGGATTGTGGGATGTGCCATCCAACTTAGCGAAGTGTGGGGATTGGCCCAGAACTACGCAGTCACTGCCATCACGTCCgatgctcctcctccttgggcACCTCATTCTGACTACTCGCGGATCACGTTCCGACATACAGAGTTCGAGAGCGTCACGCCGTTAAGATATCGACTTCACGAGACCCGATTGGATGAGCTGACTGGGGCAGACCTGCATCGGCAAAGGGACTTCTGGGCTCACTGTCTGTTTTTCCAGCTGGTTTTCCACGCGATACCTTGCCTTCTCAATCATCCCCTTTTGCTCTCGGCCCGGCTGCGGAATTTCCGTCTTACCATGCCGCAGTCCTTCTTACAGCACTCTTATGAACAGATCACTCTGCACGCCGGCTGGGTCTTACATTTTATCGAGTTGCTAGAAAGCAAGAACTACGAAGTCTCCGATCCTACAATCGGACAAGCAGTTGTCATTGTGGCTACAATCTACCTTCAACATAGTTTTGTCGAGGACATCTTTTTTCGCGAGAAAGCCCAATCTGGATACGACAAATGCCTCGTCTTCCTTAAAAGGATGGCTCTTCGATGGCCAAATATCAAAAGACAGGTCGACAACCTGGGCAAATTGCGAAATAGTATCTCCGCCGGGGAGGTGCAGAATTCGCGCCAGACGTGGTCAGTGAATGTCCACTTGCTTCGAGATATCCTGGTCGCCGCGCCGCCGAAACAAACTGCGGCAAGCATTATGGGGCCTGGCCTAGCCACGGATTGTGCACTTCAGACAGACTCAACCACTCCAGATCCTGATTTTGGGCTAATAGGGTCTGCGGGAATCTCAGGTCACAAAACAGTTGCAAGGAACCTAGTCACGTACTATCCACCTGAGCAGGTGCTACAACCGACGCCCCCAGACTTGTCCGCGTTACTCGGAGAGCCCGGGCTGGCTGTGACAGGCTCAGCTACAGCATTCCTACAGCCGCAGGACTACGCACGGTTCATTGATAATTGGTTGAATCTTCCTCCTGCATAG
- a CDS encoding cupin domain-containing protein (transcript_id=CADANIAT00010320), which yields MPSVDTYFLLPTPYAPNSQLPVLHYRNVLPSPLTEETVTRFLTANQWEKRGTWGHIPIRHFHPNSHECYGIFRGSSKLLLGAGGGDTAAGLELSVQAGDVIVLPAGTAHSCVESSENYQYIGVYPQGCPRWRNEMGNRPIDLPLLREETEMVEMPEADPVYGTGGPLLALWKKNCKAKL from the exons ATGCCGTCCGTTGATACCTACTTTCTCCTGCCTACTCCCTATGCACCGAACAGTCAGCTTCCAGTCCTCCACTACCGGAACgtccttccttctcctctaaCTGAGGAAACTGTAACTCGGTTTCTGACGGCAAATCAGTGGGAAAAGAGA GGAACTTGGGGTCACATCCCCATCCGCCACTTTCATCCCAATAGCCACGAGTGCTATG GCATATTCCGCGGCTCCTCcaaactcctccttggcGCGGGTGGCGGCGATACAGCCGCCGGCCTCGAGCTCTCAGTTCAGGCTGGGGACGTGATTGTCCTTCCAGCGGGCACTGCACACAGCTGCGTTGAGAGTAGTGAGAATTATCAATATATTGGTGTTTATCCTCAG GGCTGTCCACGGTGGAGAAATGAGATGGGAAACAGGCCGATCGACCTGCCTTTGCTCCGCGAGGAAACAGAGATGGTAGAAATGCCCGAGGCAGACCCTGTTTATGGGACTGGAGGGCCATTGTTGGCGCTGTGGAAGAAGAATTGCAAGGCAAAGCTATAG
- a CDS encoding uncharacterized protein (transcript_id=CADANIAT00010321), with translation MPNAAKEFNSQYQTLLSGSLYAGFLVGANACGLLADILGRKTVWQLSIFGVSTVTLLAASFPNWKAVNVWTVLCGLFGGGNLAIDLTALTEFSA, from the exons ATGCCCAATGCCGCAAAAGAGTTCAATTCTCAGTACCAAACCCTCCTCTCAGGTTCACTATATGCCGGTTTCCTTGTAGGCGCTAACGCCTGCGGCTTACTCGCCGATATCCTGGGCCGCAAGACGGTGTGGCAGTTGTCCATCTTCGGAGTGTCTACTGTGACCCTGCTGGCGGCATCGTTCCCAAACTGGAAAGCGGTTAATGTCTGGACGGTGCTTTGTGGGTTGTTTGGCGGAGGAAACT TGGCCATCGATCTCACCGCGCTGACTGAGTTCTCTGCGTAA
- a CDS encoding uncharacterized protein (transcript_id=CADANIAT00010322), with the protein MGHSPVTVKADADPEQNSDQLVQKPVSRLTRWYRSALFNVIIVGLISFTQPGIWNALNNTGAGGQQKPYLVNGANSLTFGIMVFGCPLFSILANRYGLRRVLILGTLGYAPYSASLYVNNRYGTEWFVLFGGATCGIAASALWSSEGAIALGYGGVRDRGKNTGIWLGLRELGQLIGSSIQLSLNVKDGERGKVGYSTYLVLIALQCLGLPLALLISHPSKVIRSDGSSIPDPTRQKAVLGEFRKLWAQVKKKHILLLIPILVGFNWNSTYQGIYLTNYFSVRARTLGSLTSGISATAANMFWGWFFDTQYLSRPKLARITWFTFATIMLALFGWQFANEKLYDDTQPTIDWAQPNFGRGFAVNVLFRFMNESHYMFVYWILGVFNDDLETLTLTVGIVRCFESVGSCLAFGIGAAKVSPMVNLIVAFVMFVLCIPSTSWVVFMVPEHPETTPKDDESSQEPRR; encoded by the exons ATGGGACACTCTCCAGTGACTGTCAAAGCCGATGCTGACCCAGAGCAAAACTCGGACCAGCTAGTCCAGAAACCAGTTTCACGCTTGACGCGATGGTATCGTAGCGCTCTGTTCAACGTGATCATAGTCGGGTTGATCTCGTTCACACAACCAGGGATCTGGAACGCTCTCAATA ACACCGGTGCCGGCGGCCAACAGAAGCCCTACCTGGTTAATGGCGCCAACAGTCTGACCTTCGGTATCATGGTCTTTGGCTGTCCGTTGTTCTCTATTCTCGCCAATCGCTACGGCCTTCGGCGGGTTCTTATCCTCGGTACACTAGGATACGCGCCGTACTCAGCAAGCCTGTATGTCAACAATCGCTACGGCACGGAGTGGTTCGTCCTCTTTGGGGGCGCCACTTGCGGGATCGCGGCTTCTGCACTATGGTCGAGTGAGGGAGCAATCGCGTTAGGGTATGGAGGTGTTAGAGATCGAGGCAAGAATA CTGGCATATGGCTTGGACTGCGCGAACTGGGCCAACTCATCGGCTCCTCAATCCAGCTCTCCCTGAATGTCAAGGACGGCGAGCGCGGTAAGGTTGGGTACTCGACGTACCTTGTCTTGATTGCGCTCCAATGCTTGGGACTCCCACTCGCCCTTCTCATCTCGCACCCTTCAAAGGTTATCCGGTCCGATGGCTCAAGCATTCCCGACCCGACGAGACAGAAAGCTGTCCTCGGCGAGTTCCGCAAACTCTGGGCtcaggtcaagaagaagcacatCCTTCTGTTGATACCAATACTGGTTGGATTCAACTGGAACAGTACATACCAGGGGATCTATCTGACCAACTACTTCAGCGTGCGCGCGCGCACTCTAGGCTCCCTGACTTCGGGCATCtcggccacggccgccaaTATGTTTTGGGGCTGGTTCTTTGACACACAATACTTGAGCCGGCCCAAACTGGCCAGGATCACATGGTTCACCTTTGCCACTATCATGCTTGCCCTATTTGGATGGCAGTTCGCCAACGAGAAACTGTACGATGATACGCAGCCAACCATTGACTGGGCGCAGCCAAACTTCGGCCGCGGATTCGCAGTCAACGTGCTCTTCCGATTCATGAACGAGTCTCACTATATGTTTGTTTATTGGATCCTTGGTGTCTTCAACGACGATCTGGAGACGTTGACCTTGACGGTCGGGATTGTGCGCTGCTTTGAGAGCGTAGGATCTTGTCTTGCCTTTGGAATCGGTGCTGCGAAAGTCTCGCCTATGGTAAATCTGATTGTTGCCTTTGTCATGTTCGTTCTCTGTATCCCCTCGACCTCCTGGGTAGTGTTCATGGTGCCGGAGCATCCAGAGACTACGCccaaggatgatgagagtTCCCAGGAGCCGCGTCGGTAG